In the Campylobacter sp. MIT 12-8780 genome, one interval contains:
- the accB gene encoding acetyl-CoA carboxylase biotin carboxyl carrier protein — translation MTKEEIKELMALFAEANISKIKIKEQDGFEIELEREVCEPAPALVCPPQTVAPQPINVNVVNEASPNKKHNQPTLNSPMVGTFYQAPSPGAASFVKAGSSVKKGDTIGIIEAMKIMNEIQAEYDCRIVEVLVADGQPVEFDMPLFVVEKI, via the coding sequence ATGACTAAGGAAGAAATTAAAGAATTAATGGCTTTATTTGCAGAAGCTAATATCAGTAAGATTAAGATCAAAGAACAAGATGGCTTTGAAATCGAGCTTGAAAGAGAGGTTTGCGAGCCAGCTCCAGCTCTTGTATGTCCTCCACAAACTGTAGCCCCACAACCTATAAATGTTAATGTTGTCAATGAAGCTTCCCCAAATAAAAAACACAACCAACCAACCCTAAACAGCCCAATGGTAGGCACTTTCTATCAAGCCCCAAGCCCTGGTGCGGCAAGCTTTGTCAAAGCTGGCTCAAGTGTTAAAAAGGGCGATACTATAGGCATTATCGAGGCGATGAAGATCATGAATGAAATTCAAGCTGAGTATGATTGTAGGATAGTTGAGGTTTTAGTTGCTGATGGGCAACCTGTTGAGTTTGATATGCCTTTATTTGTTGTGGAGAAAATTTAA